The Juglans microcarpa x Juglans regia isolate MS1-56 chromosome 8S, Jm3101_v1.0, whole genome shotgun sequence genome has a window encoding:
- the LOC121244596 gene encoding serine/threonine-protein kinase STY8-like isoform X1 translates to MDLIEGTGESSSPPPFFAGGFSGYDIRNDVYNRLVESQLEEVVSNPDYRDLLDAHFNRLPPSYGLDVNMDRVEDVLLHQKILALATDPKKRPVYNIRFLENTCSRTDGDDDQQFVSSFSNSRSSSDAANEVVPSEKRSGDCAIEFEPCSRLGDLNLDARRNSRSTDNFSRRQEFPHFPIHEVIFSTIDKPKLLSQLSTLLSDIGLNIREAHVFSTTDGYSLDVFVVDGWPFEDTDGLYEAMKRAVAGSEGSWSRSSNSQSAVEKALSTEANSGDWEIDRKSLTIGERIASGSCGDLYHGVYLSEDVAVKILRSEHLNNALEDEFAHEVAILREVQHKNVVQFIGACTKPPHLCIVTEYMPGGSLYDYLHKNHNILELPQLLKFAVDVSKGMEYLHQNNIIHRDLKTANLLMDTHNSGKERQGFRSFLKKKFVFFGLKVVKVADFGVARFQTQGGTMTAETGTYRWMAPEVINHQPYNQKADVFSFAIVLWELVTAKNQYQLVSSIMKALLQEEEQPEFIKSSHAGNRAYLAQRCSISYGCIWFGPRRVWWWRSFQLYNYSGRKGFGEEMRKASIFLHLHFGNGIRAGHDITYINSILSGLNIVSLKNLLKGMTDMVEGQS, encoded by the exons ATGGATTTGATCGAAGGCACGGGAGAGAGCTCGTCGCCGCCTCCATTCTTCGCCGGCGGTTTTAGCGGCTACGATATACGGAACGACGTGTACAACCGGTTGGTCGAGAGTCAACTCGAAGAGGTCGTCTCTAATCCTGACTATCGCGACCTCTTGGACGCTCACTTTAATCGGTTGCCTCCTAG tTATGGACTTGATGTAAATATGGATAGAGTGGAAGATGTTCTGTTACATCAAAAGATTCTTGCATTAGCAACAGACCCAAAGAAGCGACCTGTTTATAACATCCGTTTCTTGGAG AATACTTGTAGTAGAACAGATGGCGATGATGACCAGCAATTTGTAAGTTCTTTCTCTAACTCGAGGTCATCTTCTGATGCTGCTAATGAAGTAGTGCCATCAGAAAAGAG GAGCGGAGATTGTGCTATTGAATTTGAACCTTGCTCTAGGCTTGGGGACTTAAATTTGGATGCTAGAAGAAATTCCAGATCTACGGATAACTTTTCCAGAAG GCAGGAATTTCCACATTTTCCTATACATGAAGTAATATTTTCAACCATTGACAAGCCCAAGCTTCTTAGTCAG CTCTCTACATTGCTTTCGGATATAGGACTGAACATCCGTGAAGCACACGTGTTCTCAACAACTGATGGCTACTCCCTAGATGTATTTGTGGTGGATGGGTGGCCTTTTGAG GATACAGATGGTTTGTATGAAGCTATGAAAAGAGCAGTTGCTGGAAGCGAG GGATCGTGGTCACGATCTTCAAATTCTCAATCAGCTGTGGAAAAAGCATTGTCAACAGAAGCTAACTCTGGAGATTGGGAAATAGATAGAAAATCATTGACAATAGGAGAAAGAATTGCATCTGGTTCTTGTGGAGATCT GTATCATGGAGTTTATCTTAGTGAAGATGTTGCTGTTAAGATTCTTAGATCTGAACATTTGAATAATGCTCTGGAGGATGAGTTTGCTCATGAAGTGGCAATTCTAAG GGAGGTCCAGCACAAAAATGTTGTCCAATTCATTGGTGCATGTACAAAGCCTCCACATTTGTGCATCGTAACAG AGTATATGCCTGGAGGAAGTCTGTATGATTACCTGCATAAGAATCATAACATCTTGGAACTTCCTCAGCTCTTGAAGTTTGCAGTTGATGTCAGTAAGGGAATGGAGTACTTGCATCAAAACAACATAATCCATAGGGACCTGAAGACAGCAAATTTGCTAATGGACACTCACAAT TCAGGTAAAGAGAGGCAAGGCTTTagatcttttttaaaaaaaaaatttgttttttttggtcTCAAGGTTGTTAAGGTGGCAGATTTTGGGGTTGCTCGATTCCAAACTCAAGGGGGAACAATGACAGCAGAGACGGGAACCTACAGATGGATGGCACCTGAG GTCATAAATCACCAGCCATATAATCAGAAAGCAGATGTATTCAGTTTTGCCATAGTCCTGTGGGAGCTAGTGACTGCCAAG AATCAATATCAGCTGGTTTCATCCATAATGAAAGCTTTGCTCCAAGAAGAGGAGCAGCCGGAGTTCATCAAGTCCTCCCATGCTGGAAATAGAGCATATTTGGCTCAAAGATGCTCCATTAGTTATGGTTGTATTTGGTTTGGCCCTCGCAGAGTATGGTGGTGGAGGTCATTTCAGCTTTATAATTATTCTGGAAGGAAAGGATTTGGGGAAGAAATGAGAAAGGCctcaatttttcttcatttgcaTTTTGGTAATGGTATTAGAGCAGGACATGACATTACATACATTAACTCTATATTGTCTGGCTTGAATATTGTATCCTTGAAGAACCTTTTGAAAGGGATGACTGACATGGTAGAAGGTCAATCGTAA
- the LOC121244596 gene encoding serine/threonine-protein kinase STY8-like isoform X2, protein MDLIEGTGESSSPPPFFAGGFSGYDIRNDVYNRLVESQLEEVVSNPDYRDLLDAHFNRLPPSYGLDVNMDRVEDVLLHQKILALATDPKKRPVYNIRFLENTCSRTDGDDDQQFVSSFSNSRSSSDAANEVVPSEKRSGDCAIEFEPCSRLGDLNLDARRNSRSTDNFSRRQEFPHFPIHEVIFSTIDKPKLLSQLSTLLSDIGLNIREAHVFSTTDGYSLDVFVVDGWPFEDTDGLYEAMKRAVAGSEGSWSRSSNSQSAVEKALSTEANSGDWEIDRKSLTIGERIASGSCGDLYHGVYLSEDVAVKILRSEHLNNALEDEFAHEVAILREVQHKNVVQFIGACTKPPHLCIVTEYMPGGSLYDYLHKNHNILELPQLLKFAVDVSKGMEYLHQNNIIHRDLKTANLLMDTHNVVKVADFGVARFQTQGGTMTAETGTYRWMAPEVINHQPYNQKADVFSFAIVLWELVTAKNQYQLVSSIMKALLQEEEQPEFIKSSHAGNRAYLAQRCSISYGCIWFGPRRVWWWRSFQLYNYSGRKGFGEEMRKASIFLHLHFGNGIRAGHDITYINSILSGLNIVSLKNLLKGMTDMVEGQS, encoded by the exons ATGGATTTGATCGAAGGCACGGGAGAGAGCTCGTCGCCGCCTCCATTCTTCGCCGGCGGTTTTAGCGGCTACGATATACGGAACGACGTGTACAACCGGTTGGTCGAGAGTCAACTCGAAGAGGTCGTCTCTAATCCTGACTATCGCGACCTCTTGGACGCTCACTTTAATCGGTTGCCTCCTAG tTATGGACTTGATGTAAATATGGATAGAGTGGAAGATGTTCTGTTACATCAAAAGATTCTTGCATTAGCAACAGACCCAAAGAAGCGACCTGTTTATAACATCCGTTTCTTGGAG AATACTTGTAGTAGAACAGATGGCGATGATGACCAGCAATTTGTAAGTTCTTTCTCTAACTCGAGGTCATCTTCTGATGCTGCTAATGAAGTAGTGCCATCAGAAAAGAG GAGCGGAGATTGTGCTATTGAATTTGAACCTTGCTCTAGGCTTGGGGACTTAAATTTGGATGCTAGAAGAAATTCCAGATCTACGGATAACTTTTCCAGAAG GCAGGAATTTCCACATTTTCCTATACATGAAGTAATATTTTCAACCATTGACAAGCCCAAGCTTCTTAGTCAG CTCTCTACATTGCTTTCGGATATAGGACTGAACATCCGTGAAGCACACGTGTTCTCAACAACTGATGGCTACTCCCTAGATGTATTTGTGGTGGATGGGTGGCCTTTTGAG GATACAGATGGTTTGTATGAAGCTATGAAAAGAGCAGTTGCTGGAAGCGAG GGATCGTGGTCACGATCTTCAAATTCTCAATCAGCTGTGGAAAAAGCATTGTCAACAGAAGCTAACTCTGGAGATTGGGAAATAGATAGAAAATCATTGACAATAGGAGAAAGAATTGCATCTGGTTCTTGTGGAGATCT GTATCATGGAGTTTATCTTAGTGAAGATGTTGCTGTTAAGATTCTTAGATCTGAACATTTGAATAATGCTCTGGAGGATGAGTTTGCTCATGAAGTGGCAATTCTAAG GGAGGTCCAGCACAAAAATGTTGTCCAATTCATTGGTGCATGTACAAAGCCTCCACATTTGTGCATCGTAACAG AGTATATGCCTGGAGGAAGTCTGTATGATTACCTGCATAAGAATCATAACATCTTGGAACTTCCTCAGCTCTTGAAGTTTGCAGTTGATGTCAGTAAGGGAATGGAGTACTTGCATCAAAACAACATAATCCATAGGGACCTGAAGACAGCAAATTTGCTAATGGACACTCACAAT GTTGTTAAGGTGGCAGATTTTGGGGTTGCTCGATTCCAAACTCAAGGGGGAACAATGACAGCAGAGACGGGAACCTACAGATGGATGGCACCTGAG GTCATAAATCACCAGCCATATAATCAGAAAGCAGATGTATTCAGTTTTGCCATAGTCCTGTGGGAGCTAGTGACTGCCAAG AATCAATATCAGCTGGTTTCATCCATAATGAAAGCTTTGCTCCAAGAAGAGGAGCAGCCGGAGTTCATCAAGTCCTCCCATGCTGGAAATAGAGCATATTTGGCTCAAAGATGCTCCATTAGTTATGGTTGTATTTGGTTTGGCCCTCGCAGAGTATGGTGGTGGAGGTCATTTCAGCTTTATAATTATTCTGGAAGGAAAGGATTTGGGGAAGAAATGAGAAAGGCctcaatttttcttcatttgcaTTTTGGTAATGGTATTAGAGCAGGACATGACATTACATACATTAACTCTATATTGTCTGGCTTGAATATTGTATCCTTGAAGAACCTTTTGAAAGGGATGACTGACATGGTAGAAGGTCAATCGTAA
- the LOC121244596 gene encoding serine/threonine-protein kinase STY8-like isoform X3: MDLIEGTGESSSPPPFFAGGFSGYDIRNDVYNRLVESQLEEVVSNPDYRDLLDAHFNRLPPSYGLDVNMDRVEDVLLHQKILALATDPKKRPVYNIRFLENTCSRTDGDDDQQFVSSFSNSRSSSDAANEVVPSEKRSGDCAIEFEPCSRLGDLNLDARRNSRSTDNFSRRQEFPHFPIHEVIFSTIDKPKLLSQLSTLLSDIGLNIREAHVFSTTDGYSLDVFVVDGWPFEDTDGLYEAMKRAVAGSEGSWSRSSNSQSAVEKALSTEANSGDWEIDRKSLTIGERIASGSCGDLYHGVYLSEDVAVKILRSEHLNNALEDEFAHEVAILREVQHKNVVQFIGACTKPPHLCIVTEYMPGGSLYDYLHKNHNILELPQLLKFAVDVSKGMEYLHQNNIIHRDLKTANLLMDTHNSGKERQGFRSFLKKKFVFFGLKVVKVADFGVARFQTQGGTMTAETGTYRWMAPEVINHQPYNQKADVFSFAIVLWELVTAKVPYDSMTPLQAALGVRQGLRPDLPKNAHPNLLELMQRCWEAVPDNRPSFSEITAELENLLQEIQKTSEVTNSS, encoded by the exons ATGGATTTGATCGAAGGCACGGGAGAGAGCTCGTCGCCGCCTCCATTCTTCGCCGGCGGTTTTAGCGGCTACGATATACGGAACGACGTGTACAACCGGTTGGTCGAGAGTCAACTCGAAGAGGTCGTCTCTAATCCTGACTATCGCGACCTCTTGGACGCTCACTTTAATCGGTTGCCTCCTAG tTATGGACTTGATGTAAATATGGATAGAGTGGAAGATGTTCTGTTACATCAAAAGATTCTTGCATTAGCAACAGACCCAAAGAAGCGACCTGTTTATAACATCCGTTTCTTGGAG AATACTTGTAGTAGAACAGATGGCGATGATGACCAGCAATTTGTAAGTTCTTTCTCTAACTCGAGGTCATCTTCTGATGCTGCTAATGAAGTAGTGCCATCAGAAAAGAG GAGCGGAGATTGTGCTATTGAATTTGAACCTTGCTCTAGGCTTGGGGACTTAAATTTGGATGCTAGAAGAAATTCCAGATCTACGGATAACTTTTCCAGAAG GCAGGAATTTCCACATTTTCCTATACATGAAGTAATATTTTCAACCATTGACAAGCCCAAGCTTCTTAGTCAG CTCTCTACATTGCTTTCGGATATAGGACTGAACATCCGTGAAGCACACGTGTTCTCAACAACTGATGGCTACTCCCTAGATGTATTTGTGGTGGATGGGTGGCCTTTTGAG GATACAGATGGTTTGTATGAAGCTATGAAAAGAGCAGTTGCTGGAAGCGAG GGATCGTGGTCACGATCTTCAAATTCTCAATCAGCTGTGGAAAAAGCATTGTCAACAGAAGCTAACTCTGGAGATTGGGAAATAGATAGAAAATCATTGACAATAGGAGAAAGAATTGCATCTGGTTCTTGTGGAGATCT GTATCATGGAGTTTATCTTAGTGAAGATGTTGCTGTTAAGATTCTTAGATCTGAACATTTGAATAATGCTCTGGAGGATGAGTTTGCTCATGAAGTGGCAATTCTAAG GGAGGTCCAGCACAAAAATGTTGTCCAATTCATTGGTGCATGTACAAAGCCTCCACATTTGTGCATCGTAACAG AGTATATGCCTGGAGGAAGTCTGTATGATTACCTGCATAAGAATCATAACATCTTGGAACTTCCTCAGCTCTTGAAGTTTGCAGTTGATGTCAGTAAGGGAATGGAGTACTTGCATCAAAACAACATAATCCATAGGGACCTGAAGACAGCAAATTTGCTAATGGACACTCACAAT TCAGGTAAAGAGAGGCAAGGCTTTagatcttttttaaaaaaaaaatttgttttttttggtcTCAAGGTTGTTAAGGTGGCAGATTTTGGGGTTGCTCGATTCCAAACTCAAGGGGGAACAATGACAGCAGAGACGGGAACCTACAGATGGATGGCACCTGAG GTCATAAATCACCAGCCATATAATCAGAAAGCAGATGTATTCAGTTTTGCCATAGTCCTGTGGGAGCTAGTGACTGCCAAG GTTCCATATGATAGCATGACTCCACTACAAGCTGCCTTGGGTGTGAGACAG GGACTCCGACCTGATCTTCCGAAGAATGCGCACCCCAACCTATTAGAATTAATGCAGAGATGTTGGGAAGCAGTTCCTGATAATAGGCCTTCCTTCTCCGAGATAACAGCTGAACTTGAAAATCTCCTTCAAGAAATTCAG AAAACTTCGGAAGTAACAAACAGCAGTTGA
- the LOC121244596 gene encoding serine/threonine-protein kinase STY46-like isoform X5 has protein sequence MDLIEGTGESSSPPPFFAGGFSGYDIRNDVYNRLVESQLEEVVSNPDYRDLLDAHFNRLPPSYGLDVNMDRVEDVLLHQKILALATDPKKRPVYNIRFLENTCSRTDGDDDQQFVSSFSNSRSSSDAANEVVPSEKRSGDCAIEFEPCSRLGDLNLDARRNSRSTDNFSRRQEFPHFPIHEVIFSTIDKPKLLSQLSTLLSDIGLNIREAHVFSTTDGYSLDVFVVDGWPFEDTDGLYEAMKRAVAGSEGSWSRSSNSQSAVEKALSTEANSGDWEIDRKSLTIGERIASGSCGDLYHGVYLSEDVAVKILRSEHLNNALEDEFAHEVAILREVQHKNVVQFIGACTKPPHLCIVTEYMPGGSLYDYLHKNHNILELPQLLKFAVDVSKGMEYLHQNNIIHRDLKTANLLMDTHNSGKERQGFRSFLKKKFVFFGLKVVKVADFGVARFQTQGGTMTAETGTYRWMAPEVPYDSMTPLQAALGVRQGLRPDLPKNAHPNLLELMQRCWEAVPDNRPSFSEITAELENLLQEIQKTSEVTNSS, from the exons ATGGATTTGATCGAAGGCACGGGAGAGAGCTCGTCGCCGCCTCCATTCTTCGCCGGCGGTTTTAGCGGCTACGATATACGGAACGACGTGTACAACCGGTTGGTCGAGAGTCAACTCGAAGAGGTCGTCTCTAATCCTGACTATCGCGACCTCTTGGACGCTCACTTTAATCGGTTGCCTCCTAG tTATGGACTTGATGTAAATATGGATAGAGTGGAAGATGTTCTGTTACATCAAAAGATTCTTGCATTAGCAACAGACCCAAAGAAGCGACCTGTTTATAACATCCGTTTCTTGGAG AATACTTGTAGTAGAACAGATGGCGATGATGACCAGCAATTTGTAAGTTCTTTCTCTAACTCGAGGTCATCTTCTGATGCTGCTAATGAAGTAGTGCCATCAGAAAAGAG GAGCGGAGATTGTGCTATTGAATTTGAACCTTGCTCTAGGCTTGGGGACTTAAATTTGGATGCTAGAAGAAATTCCAGATCTACGGATAACTTTTCCAGAAG GCAGGAATTTCCACATTTTCCTATACATGAAGTAATATTTTCAACCATTGACAAGCCCAAGCTTCTTAGTCAG CTCTCTACATTGCTTTCGGATATAGGACTGAACATCCGTGAAGCACACGTGTTCTCAACAACTGATGGCTACTCCCTAGATGTATTTGTGGTGGATGGGTGGCCTTTTGAG GATACAGATGGTTTGTATGAAGCTATGAAAAGAGCAGTTGCTGGAAGCGAG GGATCGTGGTCACGATCTTCAAATTCTCAATCAGCTGTGGAAAAAGCATTGTCAACAGAAGCTAACTCTGGAGATTGGGAAATAGATAGAAAATCATTGACAATAGGAGAAAGAATTGCATCTGGTTCTTGTGGAGATCT GTATCATGGAGTTTATCTTAGTGAAGATGTTGCTGTTAAGATTCTTAGATCTGAACATTTGAATAATGCTCTGGAGGATGAGTTTGCTCATGAAGTGGCAATTCTAAG GGAGGTCCAGCACAAAAATGTTGTCCAATTCATTGGTGCATGTACAAAGCCTCCACATTTGTGCATCGTAACAG AGTATATGCCTGGAGGAAGTCTGTATGATTACCTGCATAAGAATCATAACATCTTGGAACTTCCTCAGCTCTTGAAGTTTGCAGTTGATGTCAGTAAGGGAATGGAGTACTTGCATCAAAACAACATAATCCATAGGGACCTGAAGACAGCAAATTTGCTAATGGACACTCACAAT TCAGGTAAAGAGAGGCAAGGCTTTagatcttttttaaaaaaaaaatttgttttttttggtcTCAAGGTTGTTAAGGTGGCAGATTTTGGGGTTGCTCGATTCCAAACTCAAGGGGGAACAATGACAGCAGAGACGGGAACCTACAGATGGATGGCACCTGAG GTTCCATATGATAGCATGACTCCACTACAAGCTGCCTTGGGTGTGAGACAG GGACTCCGACCTGATCTTCCGAAGAATGCGCACCCCAACCTATTAGAATTAATGCAGAGATGTTGGGAAGCAGTTCCTGATAATAGGCCTTCCTTCTCCGAGATAACAGCTGAACTTGAAAATCTCCTTCAAGAAATTCAG AAAACTTCGGAAGTAACAAACAGCAGTTGA
- the LOC121244596 gene encoding serine/threonine-protein kinase STY46-like isoform X4: protein MDLIEGTGESSSPPPFFAGGFSGYDIRNDVYNRLVESQLEEVVSNPDYRDLLDAHFNRLPPSYGLDVNMDRVEDVLLHQKILALATDPKKRPVYNIRFLENTCSRTDGDDDQQFVSSFSNSRSSSDAANEVVPSEKRSGDCAIEFEPCSRLGDLNLDARRNSRSTDNFSRRQEFPHFPIHEVIFSTIDKPKLLSQLSTLLSDIGLNIREAHVFSTTDGYSLDVFVVDGWPFEDTDGLYEAMKRAVAGSEGSWSRSSNSQSAVEKALSTEANSGDWEIDRKSLTIGERIASGSCGDLYHGVYLSEDVAVKILRSEHLNNALEDEFAHEVAILREVQHKNVVQFIGACTKPPHLCIVTEYMPGGSLYDYLHKNHNILELPQLLKFAVDVSKGMEYLHQNNIIHRDLKTANLLMDTHNVVKVADFGVARFQTQGGTMTAETGTYRWMAPEVINHQPYNQKADVFSFAIVLWELVTAKVPYDSMTPLQAALGVRQGLRPDLPKNAHPNLLELMQRCWEAVPDNRPSFSEITAELENLLQEIQKTSEVTNSS, encoded by the exons ATGGATTTGATCGAAGGCACGGGAGAGAGCTCGTCGCCGCCTCCATTCTTCGCCGGCGGTTTTAGCGGCTACGATATACGGAACGACGTGTACAACCGGTTGGTCGAGAGTCAACTCGAAGAGGTCGTCTCTAATCCTGACTATCGCGACCTCTTGGACGCTCACTTTAATCGGTTGCCTCCTAG tTATGGACTTGATGTAAATATGGATAGAGTGGAAGATGTTCTGTTACATCAAAAGATTCTTGCATTAGCAACAGACCCAAAGAAGCGACCTGTTTATAACATCCGTTTCTTGGAG AATACTTGTAGTAGAACAGATGGCGATGATGACCAGCAATTTGTAAGTTCTTTCTCTAACTCGAGGTCATCTTCTGATGCTGCTAATGAAGTAGTGCCATCAGAAAAGAG GAGCGGAGATTGTGCTATTGAATTTGAACCTTGCTCTAGGCTTGGGGACTTAAATTTGGATGCTAGAAGAAATTCCAGATCTACGGATAACTTTTCCAGAAG GCAGGAATTTCCACATTTTCCTATACATGAAGTAATATTTTCAACCATTGACAAGCCCAAGCTTCTTAGTCAG CTCTCTACATTGCTTTCGGATATAGGACTGAACATCCGTGAAGCACACGTGTTCTCAACAACTGATGGCTACTCCCTAGATGTATTTGTGGTGGATGGGTGGCCTTTTGAG GATACAGATGGTTTGTATGAAGCTATGAAAAGAGCAGTTGCTGGAAGCGAG GGATCGTGGTCACGATCTTCAAATTCTCAATCAGCTGTGGAAAAAGCATTGTCAACAGAAGCTAACTCTGGAGATTGGGAAATAGATAGAAAATCATTGACAATAGGAGAAAGAATTGCATCTGGTTCTTGTGGAGATCT GTATCATGGAGTTTATCTTAGTGAAGATGTTGCTGTTAAGATTCTTAGATCTGAACATTTGAATAATGCTCTGGAGGATGAGTTTGCTCATGAAGTGGCAATTCTAAG GGAGGTCCAGCACAAAAATGTTGTCCAATTCATTGGTGCATGTACAAAGCCTCCACATTTGTGCATCGTAACAG AGTATATGCCTGGAGGAAGTCTGTATGATTACCTGCATAAGAATCATAACATCTTGGAACTTCCTCAGCTCTTGAAGTTTGCAGTTGATGTCAGTAAGGGAATGGAGTACTTGCATCAAAACAACATAATCCATAGGGACCTGAAGACAGCAAATTTGCTAATGGACACTCACAAT GTTGTTAAGGTGGCAGATTTTGGGGTTGCTCGATTCCAAACTCAAGGGGGAACAATGACAGCAGAGACGGGAACCTACAGATGGATGGCACCTGAG GTCATAAATCACCAGCCATATAATCAGAAAGCAGATGTATTCAGTTTTGCCATAGTCCTGTGGGAGCTAGTGACTGCCAAG GTTCCATATGATAGCATGACTCCACTACAAGCTGCCTTGGGTGTGAGACAG GGACTCCGACCTGATCTTCCGAAGAATGCGCACCCCAACCTATTAGAATTAATGCAGAGATGTTGGGAAGCAGTTCCTGATAATAGGCCTTCCTTCTCCGAGATAACAGCTGAACTTGAAAATCTCCTTCAAGAAATTCAG AAAACTTCGGAAGTAACAAACAGCAGTTGA
- the LOC121244596 gene encoding serine/threonine-protein kinase STY46-like isoform X6, which translates to MDLIEGTGESSSPPPFFAGGFSGYDIRNDVYNRLVESQLEEVVSNPDYRDLLDAHFNRLPPSYGLDVNMDRVEDVLLHQKILALATDPKKRPVYNIRFLENTCSRTDGDDDQQFVSSFSNSRSSSDAANEVVPSEKRSGDCAIEFEPCSRLGDLNLDARRNSRSTDNFSRRQEFPHFPIHEVIFSTIDKPKLLSQLSTLLSDIGLNIREAHVFSTTDGYSLDVFVVDGWPFEDTDGLYEAMKRAVAGSEGSWSRSSNSQSAVEKALSTEANSGDWEIDRKSLTIGERIASGSCGDLYHGVYLSEDVAVKILRSEHLNNALEDEFAHEVAILREVQHKNVVQFIGACTKPPHLCIVTEYMPGGSLYDYLHKNHNILELPQLLKFAVDVSKGMEYLHQNNIIHRDLKTANLLMDTHNVVKVADFGVARFQTQGGTMTAETGTYRWMAPEVPYDSMTPLQAALGVRQGLRPDLPKNAHPNLLELMQRCWEAVPDNRPSFSEITAELENLLQEIQKTSEVTNSS; encoded by the exons ATGGATTTGATCGAAGGCACGGGAGAGAGCTCGTCGCCGCCTCCATTCTTCGCCGGCGGTTTTAGCGGCTACGATATACGGAACGACGTGTACAACCGGTTGGTCGAGAGTCAACTCGAAGAGGTCGTCTCTAATCCTGACTATCGCGACCTCTTGGACGCTCACTTTAATCGGTTGCCTCCTAG tTATGGACTTGATGTAAATATGGATAGAGTGGAAGATGTTCTGTTACATCAAAAGATTCTTGCATTAGCAACAGACCCAAAGAAGCGACCTGTTTATAACATCCGTTTCTTGGAG AATACTTGTAGTAGAACAGATGGCGATGATGACCAGCAATTTGTAAGTTCTTTCTCTAACTCGAGGTCATCTTCTGATGCTGCTAATGAAGTAGTGCCATCAGAAAAGAG GAGCGGAGATTGTGCTATTGAATTTGAACCTTGCTCTAGGCTTGGGGACTTAAATTTGGATGCTAGAAGAAATTCCAGATCTACGGATAACTTTTCCAGAAG GCAGGAATTTCCACATTTTCCTATACATGAAGTAATATTTTCAACCATTGACAAGCCCAAGCTTCTTAGTCAG CTCTCTACATTGCTTTCGGATATAGGACTGAACATCCGTGAAGCACACGTGTTCTCAACAACTGATGGCTACTCCCTAGATGTATTTGTGGTGGATGGGTGGCCTTTTGAG GATACAGATGGTTTGTATGAAGCTATGAAAAGAGCAGTTGCTGGAAGCGAG GGATCGTGGTCACGATCTTCAAATTCTCAATCAGCTGTGGAAAAAGCATTGTCAACAGAAGCTAACTCTGGAGATTGGGAAATAGATAGAAAATCATTGACAATAGGAGAAAGAATTGCATCTGGTTCTTGTGGAGATCT GTATCATGGAGTTTATCTTAGTGAAGATGTTGCTGTTAAGATTCTTAGATCTGAACATTTGAATAATGCTCTGGAGGATGAGTTTGCTCATGAAGTGGCAATTCTAAG GGAGGTCCAGCACAAAAATGTTGTCCAATTCATTGGTGCATGTACAAAGCCTCCACATTTGTGCATCGTAACAG AGTATATGCCTGGAGGAAGTCTGTATGATTACCTGCATAAGAATCATAACATCTTGGAACTTCCTCAGCTCTTGAAGTTTGCAGTTGATGTCAGTAAGGGAATGGAGTACTTGCATCAAAACAACATAATCCATAGGGACCTGAAGACAGCAAATTTGCTAATGGACACTCACAAT GTTGTTAAGGTGGCAGATTTTGGGGTTGCTCGATTCCAAACTCAAGGGGGAACAATGACAGCAGAGACGGGAACCTACAGATGGATGGCACCTGAG GTTCCATATGATAGCATGACTCCACTACAAGCTGCCTTGGGTGTGAGACAG GGACTCCGACCTGATCTTCCGAAGAATGCGCACCCCAACCTATTAGAATTAATGCAGAGATGTTGGGAAGCAGTTCCTGATAATAGGCCTTCCTTCTCCGAGATAACAGCTGAACTTGAAAATCTCCTTCAAGAAATTCAG AAAACTTCGGAAGTAACAAACAGCAGTTGA